The proteins below are encoded in one region of Aquisphaera giovannonii:
- a CDS encoding alpha/beta hydrolase — protein sequence MRRSWILAWAALTFSVDIAAGADDRPLVLDVWPGKVPGDHGRIGPERTRTGADAPTPDAIWITDVTRPTISVFRPDAAKDTRVAMVVCPGGGYWNLEWDKEGTEVAERLRSAGITGIVLKYRVPRRPGEPEALPAPGPLLDAQRAMSLVRSRAGEWGIDPGRIGIGGFSAGGHLAIATATSFDRRGYEPIDDVDRASCRPDFAVAAYPGYLLAKRGGDELAPYIRIPKGTCPIFLVHATDDNEPGAQPDHSLVFYRALRRSGVPVELHVYAEGGHGFGVRPTGLPVSRWTDRLLDWLSQRGILRSGTAGTPGDRPEALLEGERGIAARHPGDRGIESDPDVLFRDDFEAGELGASWDMAYHRPNLRITAEPADVRHGARALEITVPRQPGELSNELVKRLGAGHDVVFLRYYAKFDPGFDPVGSSHNGAILSAISPGLPYATPGVRADGRNKFLASLEDWRGEAGTRSPGPLNVYCYHPAQRDVWGDHFFPTGIVLPNTSLPGDFGPSFVARPDVTPQLGRWYCHELMVKANAPGRRDGRIAAWLDGKLIMDFPGLRLRDAGSLKINHATIGLHIKSSPDRANRRWYDDVVIATSYIGPRVEP from the coding sequence ATGCGGCGATCGTGGATCCTGGCCTGGGCGGCCTTGACCTTCAGCGTGGACATCGCGGCCGGGGCCGACGACCGGCCCCTCGTGCTGGACGTCTGGCCGGGGAAGGTCCCCGGCGATCACGGGCGGATCGGCCCGGAGCGGACGAGGACCGGGGCCGACGCCCCCACGCCGGACGCGATCTGGATCACCGACGTGACCCGCCCGACGATCTCCGTCTTCCGCCCCGACGCCGCGAAGGACACGCGCGTCGCGATGGTCGTCTGCCCGGGGGGCGGGTACTGGAACCTCGAGTGGGACAAGGAGGGCACGGAGGTCGCCGAGCGGCTCCGCTCCGCGGGGATCACCGGCATCGTCCTGAAGTACCGCGTCCCGCGACGGCCCGGCGAGCCCGAGGCGCTCCCCGCGCCGGGGCCTCTGCTCGACGCCCAGCGCGCGATGAGCCTCGTCCGCAGCCGCGCCGGGGAATGGGGGATCGACCCGGGCCGGATCGGCATCGGCGGATTCTCGGCCGGCGGCCACCTCGCGATCGCGACGGCGACCTCGTTCGACCGCCGCGGCTACGAGCCGATCGACGACGTGGACCGGGCGAGCTGCCGGCCCGACTTCGCCGTCGCGGCCTACCCGGGCTACCTGCTGGCGAAGCGGGGCGGCGACGAGCTGGCCCCATATATCCGGATCCCGAAGGGGACGTGCCCGATCTTCCTGGTCCACGCCACCGACGACAACGAGCCGGGCGCGCAGCCGGACCACAGCCTGGTCTTCTACCGGGCGCTCCGGCGCTCGGGCGTCCCCGTGGAGCTGCACGTCTACGCCGAGGGCGGCCACGGGTTCGGCGTCCGACCGACCGGGCTGCCGGTCTCGCGCTGGACCGACCGGCTCCTGGACTGGCTGTCGCAGCGGGGGATCCTCCGGTCGGGCACCGCCGGCACGCCCGGCGACCGGCCCGAGGCCCTCCTCGAGGGCGAACGGGGCATCGCGGCCCGTCATCCGGGCGACCGCGGGATCGAATCCGATCCGGACGTGCTCTTCCGCGACGACTTCGAGGCGGGCGAGCTCGGGGCGAGCTGGGACATGGCCTATCACCGGCCGAACCTCCGCATCACCGCGGAGCCCGCGGACGTCCGCCACGGCGCGAGGGCCCTGGAGATCACCGTGCCCCGCCAGCCTGGCGAGCTCAGCAACGAGCTCGTCAAGCGCCTCGGCGCGGGGCACGACGTCGTCTTCCTGCGCTATTACGCGAAGTTCGACCCGGGCTTCGACCCGGTCGGCTCGAGCCACAACGGGGCGATCCTCTCGGCGATAAGCCCGGGCCTGCCGTACGCCACGCCGGGCGTCCGGGCCGACGGCCGGAACAAGTTCCTCGCCAGCCTGGAGGACTGGCGGGGCGAGGCCGGGACGCGATCGCCGGGGCCGCTCAACGTGTACTGCTATCACCCCGCCCAGCGCGACGTCTGGGGCGACCATTTCTTCCCCACCGGGATCGTCCTGCCGAATACGTCGCTCCCCGGCGACTTCGGCCCGTCGTTCGTCGCCCGGCCCGACGTGACGCCGCAGCTCGGCCGCTGGTATTGCCACGAGCTCATGGTGAAGGCCAACGCCCCGGGCCGTCGCGACGGCCGGATCGCCGCGTGGCTCGACGGCAAGCTCATCATGGACTTCCCCGGCCTGCGCCTGCGCGACGCGGGGTCGTTGAAGATCAACCACGCCACGATCGGCCTGCACATCAAGAGCAGCCCGGATCGGGCGAACCGGAGGTGGTACGACGACGTGGTGATCGCCACGTCGTACATCGGCCCGCGGGTCGAGCCGTGA
- a CDS encoding lactonase family protein, which yields MRPHDRSRRSFLKTGAALAAASAASPSGEMLRAQPPGGPKAPPLFAYVGTFSSPLKDVLPTQVDLPPGNGRGIHVFRVDRETGELAPASVMELGTSPSCLAINAAGTRLYSSNETDRVGEPKQGTVSAFAIDRADGELKPLNSVRSGGAGPTFVSIHPSGRFVLVANYFGGSVAVLPILEDGRLGEATDVKDDAGTIGPRKATNAPPGSFAISGHDRTHAHMIHADFSGLFVIHTDLGLDRIFVWKFDDGKGTLSPAEVPSVALPPGDGPRHFCFHPEGRWLYCIQEEGSNVALFDFDILTGRLTQRQTISTLPPKFAGSNFCSGILVSPDGKFLYAGNRLHDSIAIFSIGAAGLLTYVGEEWTRGDYPRSFNLDPSGTFLYSCNQRGDHVAAFRVAPGTGTLQFTGHYAAVGNPSTIVFLDPTAGARRATGTAR from the coding sequence ATGAGACCACACGACCGATCCCGACGCTCCTTCCTCAAGACCGGCGCCGCGCTCGCGGCCGCGTCCGCCGCGAGCCCGTCGGGCGAGATGCTCCGGGCGCAGCCGCCCGGGGGGCCCAAGGCCCCGCCGCTGTTCGCCTACGTCGGGACGTTCAGCTCTCCGCTCAAGGACGTGCTGCCCACGCAGGTGGACCTGCCGCCGGGCAACGGCCGGGGCATCCACGTCTTCCGGGTCGATCGCGAGACCGGCGAGCTGGCCCCGGCGTCGGTCATGGAGCTGGGCACCAGCCCGAGCTGCCTGGCGATCAACGCCGCCGGGACGCGGCTCTACTCGTCCAATGAGACGGACCGCGTCGGCGAGCCGAAGCAGGGCACGGTGAGCGCCTTCGCCATCGACCGGGCCGACGGCGAGCTCAAGCCCCTGAACAGCGTCCGCTCCGGCGGCGCGGGGCCGACGTTCGTCAGCATCCACCCCTCCGGCCGGTTCGTGCTGGTGGCCAACTACTTCGGCGGCTCCGTCGCGGTGCTCCCGATCCTGGAGGACGGCCGGCTCGGCGAGGCGACCGACGTCAAGGACGACGCCGGCACCATCGGCCCCAGGAAGGCGACGAACGCCCCGCCGGGGAGCTTCGCGATCAGCGGGCACGACCGGACGCATGCACATATGATCCATGCCGATTTCTCCGGGCTGTTCGTGATCCACACGGACCTCGGGCTGGACCGGATCTTCGTCTGGAAGTTCGACGACGGCAAGGGGACGCTGTCCCCGGCCGAGGTCCCCTCGGTCGCGCTGCCGCCCGGCGACGGCCCGCGGCATTTCTGCTTCCATCCCGAGGGCCGCTGGCTCTACTGCATCCAGGAGGAGGGGTCGAACGTCGCCCTCTTCGACTTCGACATCCTGACCGGCCGGCTCACCCAGAGGCAGACGATCTCCACGCTCCCGCCCAAGTTCGCCGGCAGCAACTTCTGCTCCGGGATCCTCGTCTCGCCCGACGGCAAGTTCCTCTACGCGGGCAACCGCCTTCACGACAGCATCGCGATCTTCTCCATCGGCGCCGCCGGCCTGCTGACCTACGTCGGCGAGGAGTGGACGCGCGGCGACTACCCGCGGAGCTTCAACCTCGACCCGTCCGGCACGTTCCTCTACTCCTGCAACCAGCGTGGCGACCACGTCGCCGCCTTCCGGGTCGCCCCCGGGACGGGCACCCTCCAGTTCACCGGCCATTACGCGGCGGTCGGCAATCCGTCCACCATCGTCTTCCTCGACCCGACGGCCGGCGCGAGACGTGCAACCGGGACGGCCCGCTAG